Proteins from a genomic interval of Flammeovirgaceae bacterium SG7u.111:
- a CDS encoding IS5 family transposase, whose product METGYTRLTSRQWQYIKEYLPVERKRKYDLRDVVDSILYCMRSGQQWRSLSGEGRPPWNVVYYYFRKWQGDNTLFRLNAALNQLERKRKGKKATPSMLSIDSQSVKCAPFIGQDTGLDGNKKVNGRKRHVITDTLGLVWGVVATGANEHDGTIGQRVVEPLLGYLHRMEKILADQAYKKKFTGWVEDNIRGVEVEISSCPPTPRGFVPIKWRWVTERTFGTFNFFRRLSKDYEKTTKSQEAWVLWQNCQIILNRIKKMPI is encoded by the coding sequence ATGGAAACAGGATATACCCGCTTGACCTCCCGGCAATGGCAATATATAAAAGAATATCTTCCCGTGGAAAGGAAACGCAAATATGACCTCAGGGACGTGGTGGACTCGATCTTGTACTGCATGCGCAGCGGACAGCAGTGGCGCAGCCTCTCGGGCGAGGGACGCCCTCCTTGGAATGTGGTATACTATTATTTCCGCAAGTGGCAGGGGGACAACACGCTTTTTCGGCTGAACGCGGCACTCAACCAACTAGAGCGCAAGAGGAAGGGCAAGAAGGCGACCCCGAGCATGCTTTCCATTGATAGCCAGTCGGTAAAGTGCGCGCCTTTTATCGGGCAGGACACGGGGCTGGACGGCAACAAGAAGGTGAACGGGAGAAAAAGGCACGTCATCACCGATACGCTCGGGCTGGTATGGGGAGTGGTCGCCACTGGCGCCAACGAGCATGACGGCACGATAGGGCAACGGGTGGTGGAGCCCCTCTTGGGCTACCTGCACAGGATGGAAAAGATCCTGGCAGACCAGGCCTATAAAAAGAAGTTCACCGGATGGGTAGAGGACAACATAAGGGGCGTAGAGGTCGAGATATCCTCTTGTCCCCCAACCCCCAGGGGCTTTGTGCCCATCAAGTGGAGATGGGTCACCGAGAGGACATTCGGCACGTTCAATTTCTTCCGGAGGCTGTCCAAAGACTATGAAAAAACTACCAAAAGCCAAGAAGCTTGGGTTTTATGGCAAAACTGCCAAATAATACTTAATAGGATCAAAAAAATGCCTATTTAA
- a CDS encoding IclR family transcriptional regulator, producing the protein MAKYMTPALDKGLDILEYLSEIAVPQSQIEISQGINKTPNEIYRMLVCLEERGYLNKDSATGKFSLSLKLYQLSHRHSPVDEFLKASKPIMELLSNTTKQSCHIGILYDKKLMVISQTRSPGPVSLSIEEGSLFPLHKTTSGRVLLAFMPDPQRGNLLEGTKDFVSLSQKQRKAFLNQLEEVKAKGYDMRDSEITHGVIDIATPVGSANHGIYAALAISSLSNITDKEKSLDFLVKEVKNAAHKINEAIGVMKPTIKDSL; encoded by the coding sequence ATGGCAAAATACATGACCCCAGCACTCGATAAAGGACTAGATATTCTCGAATATTTATCGGAAATAGCTGTGCCCCAGTCTCAAATAGAAATATCGCAGGGGATCAACAAAACTCCCAATGAGATTTACCGCATGCTAGTTTGCCTAGAAGAGCGCGGGTATTTGAACAAGGATTCTGCTACGGGGAAATTCTCTTTATCCTTAAAACTCTACCAACTTTCCCACAGACATTCACCAGTAGATGAATTTTTAAAAGCCTCTAAACCTATCATGGAATTGCTGTCCAACACCACCAAGCAGTCTTGCCATATTGGTATTTTGTACGATAAAAAATTGATGGTCATTTCCCAGACGCGTAGCCCAGGACCTGTTTCGCTTTCCATAGAAGAAGGAAGTTTATTCCCCTTGCACAAAACAACTTCGGGCAGGGTGCTTTTGGCATTTATGCCCGACCCCCAACGGGGAAACCTGCTAGAAGGAACTAAAGACTTCGTATCGCTTTCGCAAAAACAGCGCAAAGCATTTTTGAACCAACTAGAGGAGGTAAAAGCCAAAGGCTACGACATGAGGGACAGTGAAATAACGCATGGAGTGATCGACATAGCCACTCCGGTCGGATCTGCCAACCATGGGATTTATGCCGCTTTGGCTATTTCTTCACTTTCAAATATCACCGACAAGGAAAAATCCCTCGACTTTTTGGTAAAAGAAGTAAAAAATGCAGCTCATAAAATCAACGAAGCTATTGGGGTGATGAAGCCTACTATTAAGGACAGCTTGTAA
- a CDS encoding VWA domain-containing protein, translating into MLEGFAQAKTHYDEHSVNRVLLLSDGLANHGIILMEELQKIVANKYQNDHIALSTFGVGLDYNEDLMTNLAEYGKGNYYFIEEPDKIPEIFNSELNGLLSVIAQNSVLELSFEGAPVKMSKLLGFDYKEDGATYRVDFNDVFSEEKKAVLVELSLDKAIEKGDELEIVAKLTFDDVLNSYNRKTIEKKLTLGTTDNTTVYNESLNSKVANNKILFLSNDVFEAAVKAVDRNDYEKAKKLLEGNKLFFEESTKGIKVNKEVEDQMNMSNKYLDELDEIKRYTAEQKKQIQKASKSSNYELKKKKRY; encoded by the coding sequence ATGCTAGAAGGGTTTGCACAGGCAAAAACACACTATGACGAGCACAGCGTCAATAGAGTTTTGCTACTTTCCGATGGATTAGCCAACCACGGTATCATCCTTATGGAAGAATTACAAAAAATTGTTGCCAACAAATACCAAAACGACCATATCGCTCTCTCTACTTTTGGCGTAGGCCTAGACTACAACGAAGATTTAATGACCAACCTCGCAGAGTACGGCAAGGGGAACTACTATTTTATAGAAGAACCGGACAAAATCCCAGAAATATTCAATTCCGAATTAAATGGCCTGTTATCGGTAATAGCTCAAAACTCAGTTCTTGAGCTATCATTTGAAGGTGCACCTGTAAAAATGAGTAAGCTTTTGGGCTTTGACTATAAAGAGGACGGAGCTACCTATAGAGTAGATTTCAACGATGTGTTTTCTGAGGAAAAGAAAGCGGTATTAGTGGAACTGAGCTTAGACAAGGCTATTGAGAAAGGAGATGAATTAGAAATAGTAGCCAAACTGACTTTTGACGATGTACTGAACAGTTATAACCGAAAGACGATAGAGAAAAAATTGACACTTGGCACAACTGACAACACAACGGTTTATAACGAATCTTTAAACTCCAAAGTAGCGAACAACAAGATTCTTTTCCTTTCTAATGATGTATTTGAAGCAGCTGTAAAAGCCGTGGACAGAAACGATTATGAGAAGGCAAAAAAACTACTCGAAGGCAATAAGCTGTTTTTTGAAGAATCTACCAAAGGCATCAAGGTCAATAAAGAAGTGGAGGACCAAATGAACATGAGCAATAAATACCTGGACGAACTGGATGAGATTAAGAGATATACTGCCGAGCAGAAAAAACAGATACAAAAAGCATCCAAAAGCTCAAATTACGAATTGAAGAAAAAGAAAAGGTATTAA
- a CDS encoding tRNA pseudouridine(38-40) synthase TruA: MAVATGVKTDTPNTVQEVVEQTLSRVFKKRVSAYGCGRTDAGVHASQYVIQINLDEAPAFDLKFRLNKNLPDGIAVFEIFEVDEDHHCRHDAVARTYDYFIHWNKDPALIRYSSFYEDLTLDFDLMKKAAALILKTKDFKPLCKQPDSYNNTLCNVSKCKLLVNEEQGRLRFTITGNRFLRGMVRVCVFFLLKVGSGEISLKEFGEILNQEKELKGLFMNLLERLSLYSKNDEFSISI, encoded by the coding sequence ATGGCAGTAGCTACAGGGGTTAAAACAGATACGCCAAACACGGTTCAAGAAGTTGTAGAACAAACCCTTTCTCGGGTCTTCAAAAAAAGAGTGAGTGCTTACGGTTGCGGACGCACCGATGCTGGTGTTCACGCTAGCCAATATGTCATCCAAATCAATCTTGATGAAGCTCCAGCCTTCGATTTGAAATTTCGACTGAACAAAAATTTGCCCGATGGCATTGCTGTTTTTGAGATATTCGAAGTCGACGAAGATCACCATTGTCGGCACGATGCCGTGGCTCGCACCTACGACTACTTCATTCACTGGAACAAAGATCCCGCACTCATTCGCTACAGCTCCTTCTACGAAGATTTGACATTAGACTTCGACTTGATGAAAAAGGCTGCAGCTCTTATTCTCAAAACAAAGGACTTTAAACCGCTGTGCAAGCAACCAGATTCGTACAATAATACGCTGTGCAATGTGAGCAAATGTAAGTTGTTAGTCAATGAGGAACAGGGGCGATTGCGGTTCACCATCACCGGCAATCGATTTCTCCGAGGAATGGTCAGGGTTTGCGTGTTCTTTTTGTTGAAAGTAGGGAGTGGGGAAATATCTTTGAAGGAGTTTGGAGAAATTTTGAATCAGGAAAAAGAACTGAAAGGGCTCTTTATGAATTTACTTGAACGCTTATCTTTGTATTCAAAAAACGATGAATTTTCTATCTCAATTTAG
- a CDS encoding CaiB/BaiF CoA-transferase family protein gives MSKPLDNILIVDLSQFLSGPSASLRLADLGARVIKIEKPEVGDICRSLYVSNLTIDSESSIFHAINRNKESYAADLKQEEDRKKVLKIIEKADVVMHNFRPGVIEKLGMDYDSVKAVNPSVVYADITGYGKEGPWKNKPGQDLLVQSLSGLTGLSGNADDGPVPVGLAIVDLLAGAHLAQGILACLVRKGINGEGGRVEVSMLESIMEFQFESVTTFYKDGGEPTLRTKSNNAHAYLGAPYGVYKTQDSFMALAMGQIPVLGKLLGCDALLQYEAFESWFTQRDEIKNTIAAHLLTGTTEKWLSILEPADIWCAKVLNWKELMDEEAFKVLEMVQDINLKSGTTFKTTRCPIRINDGLFFSSKGSPKLGEDNDALAAEFGL, from the coding sequence ATGTCAAAACCATTAGATAACATACTGATAGTTGACCTTAGCCAATTTCTTTCTGGTCCATCGGCTAGCCTTAGGCTTGCGGACTTGGGCGCAAGGGTCATCAAAATTGAAAAACCTGAGGTAGGGGATATTTGCAGGAGCTTATATGTTTCCAACCTCACTATCGATAGCGAATCGTCTATTTTCCATGCCATTAACCGGAACAAGGAAAGCTATGCCGCTGACCTCAAACAAGAGGAGGATAGGAAAAAAGTACTCAAGATCATAGAGAAAGCCGACGTGGTGATGCACAACTTTCGCCCTGGGGTTATTGAGAAGCTGGGCATGGATTACGATTCGGTGAAAGCTGTGAACCCAAGTGTGGTTTATGCTGATATAACGGGCTATGGCAAAGAAGGGCCTTGGAAAAACAAACCGGGCCAAGATTTGCTGGTGCAGTCGCTTTCAGGCCTTACGGGGCTGAGTGGGAATGCCGATGACGGACCTGTGCCTGTTGGCTTGGCCATTGTCGATTTGTTGGCCGGCGCTCATTTGGCGCAAGGAATTTTGGCTTGCCTAGTGCGCAAAGGAATAAACGGAGAAGGCGGTAGAGTAGAAGTGAGCATGTTGGAATCTATCATGGAATTCCAGTTTGAATCTGTCACTACTTTTTATAAGGACGGTGGCGAACCTACCCTTCGTACCAAAAGCAATAATGCACATGCCTATTTGGGTGCTCCTTATGGCGTGTACAAAACCCAAGATTCCTTCATGGCTTTGGCTATGGGGCAAATTCCGGTGTTGGGCAAGCTGCTTGGTTGCGATGCTTTGCTCCAGTACGAAGCTTTTGAAAGCTGGTTTACCCAACGAGATGAGATCAAAAATACCATTGCCGCTCATTTGCTCACGGGAACTACAGAAAAGTGGTTGAGCATTTTGGAGCCGGCTGATATTTGGTGCGCTAAAGTACTGAACTGGAAAGAGCTGATGGACGAAGAAGCATTTAAAGTGCTGGAAATGGTACAGGATATTAATTTAAAAAGCGGGACTACGTTCAAAACTACCCGTTGCCCTATTCGCATCAACGATGGGCTTTTCTTCTCTTCCAAAGGGTCTCCAAAGTTAGGTGAAGACAATGATGCTTTGGCTGCTGAATTTGGCTTGTAA
- a CDS encoding transposase, with product MNFLSQFSDLLPVLPPFELVLAERDEPSNTVHLYLEVPPEATPKKCSIHSYYDRTWEHLKLFQYRCFIHCKLPIYKDRDTGKLSKAEVSFSRDYSRFTLMFGQEVMRLMHIHHCFTAVARTLGIRVQRVEHIYHHYTQHLEDDYYSQHTASRIAYDETSTRKGHEYITSFFDLDTWQLPGSYEGRSSECVARFKQDHPYPEAVEEISIDMSPAFIKGAKQCFPQAKVTFDKWHVIKLLYKHLDRLGEKAYCFQAQIELSMERIGAFYRQDQFQELKAQLCFIMDLAQETMETNPITKSIKSHFDGIVQYAQSKINNGILEGLNSKIQIIKRVARGFRSKDNFIKMIYFVFAKYQFQVNS from the coding sequence ATGAATTTTCTATCTCAATTTAGTGACTTACTTCCTGTTCTACCACCTTTTGAGTTAGTTCTAGCAGAACGTGACGAGCCTAGCAACACCGTACATCTATATTTAGAGGTTCCACCTGAAGCTACCCCAAAAAAATGCTCTATTCATAGCTATTACGACCGTACCTGGGAACACTTAAAGCTTTTTCAATATCGCTGTTTTATCCATTGTAAGCTTCCTATATACAAAGATAGGGATACCGGTAAACTATCTAAGGCAGAGGTTTCCTTTTCTAGAGATTATTCGCGGTTCACACTTATGTTTGGGCAAGAAGTCATGCGTTTGATGCATATCCACCATTGTTTTACGGCAGTAGCCAGGACACTTGGCATTCGAGTCCAACGGGTTGAGCATATTTATCATCATTATACCCAACATCTTGAAGATGACTACTATAGTCAGCATACAGCCTCTAGGATTGCTTATGATGAAACCTCTACCCGTAAGGGACATGAATACATCACCAGCTTTTTTGATCTAGATACTTGGCAACTACCCGGTAGTTACGAAGGTAGATCTTCTGAATGTGTTGCCCGATTTAAGCAAGATCATCCCTATCCAGAAGCAGTAGAAGAAATTTCCATTGATATGTCCCCTGCCTTCATCAAGGGGGCCAAACAGTGTTTTCCACAGGCTAAGGTTACTTTTGACAAATGGCATGTGATCAAACTTCTCTACAAACATCTAGATCGACTTGGGGAAAAGGCTTATTGCTTTCAAGCTCAAATTGAACTATCAATGGAAAGGATAGGTGCTTTTTATCGGCAAGATCAATTTCAAGAGCTAAAAGCCCAACTGTGCTTCATTATGGACCTCGCCCAGGAAACCATGGAAACCAATCCGATCACTAAATCGATTAAAAGCCATTTTGATGGAATTGTTCAATACGCTCAATCTAAGATTAATAACGGTATCTTAGAGGGGCTCAATTCTAAAATTCAAATCATTAAACGGGTTGCTAGAGGGTTTCGGTCTAAAGACAACTTCATCAAGATGATTTACTTTGTATTTGCAAAATACCAGTTTCAAGTAAATTCATAA
- a CDS encoding SMEK domain-containing protein, with the protein MNKKKTIDRIAELIARFRAEVETLNSQNLYDINIHAENVIIPILNYVYGLSLKNANLEEKNYSAIDLIDYENRVAIQVTSTVGSEKIKHTLEQYKKHKERDEFDSLLVYIRACLNFEKSRAG; encoded by the coding sequence GTGAACAAAAAAAAGACAATAGATAGAATTGCTGAATTAATTGCAAGATTTAGGGCTGAAGTAGAAACTTTAAATAGCCAAAACTTATACGACATAAATATTCACGCAGAAAATGTAATTATTCCGATTTTAAATTACGTTTATGGGTTAAGCTTGAAAAACGCCAATCTTGAAGAAAAAAATTATTCAGCAATAGATTTAATTGATTACGAGAATCGGGTTGCTATACAAGTAACTTCGACAGTAGGTTCAGAAAAAATAAAGCACACTCTTGAACAATATAAGAAGCATAAAGAGCGAGATGAGTTTGATTCTTTACTAGTTTACATAAGAGCATGTTTAAATTTTGAAAAGAGCCGGGCAGGCTAA
- a CDS encoding VWA domain-containing protein: protein MKNLLSLLFLFLAAITTSAQESVKLTANTEYAHLLEGIPNQKVYAYIELEGAKDNLQKERPPLNLAVVIDKSGSMGSENKLEYVKQACQIIIDNLEENDILSIVTYDTDVDVLKKAGKIENKEILKSKVKKLTPGSSTNLSEC, encoded by the coding sequence ATGAAAAATCTGTTGTCACTTCTATTTTTGTTCCTTGCCGCAATTACCACTTCGGCACAAGAGTCTGTTAAATTAACCGCCAATACCGAATACGCTCACCTACTTGAAGGAATTCCTAACCAAAAAGTGTATGCCTACATTGAGCTAGAAGGAGCTAAAGACAACCTCCAAAAAGAAAGACCTCCGCTAAACCTCGCCGTCGTAATAGACAAAAGTGGCTCTATGGGTTCAGAAAACAAGTTGGAATATGTAAAGCAAGCGTGTCAGATCATCATTGACAACTTGGAGGAAAATGATATCCTATCGATAGTCACCTACGACACCGATGTAGATGTGCTCAAAAAAGCTGGCAAAATTGAGAACAAGGAAATCCTGAAATCTAAAGTGAAAAAGCTAACGCCAGGCTCTTCTACCAACCTCAGCGAATGCTAG
- a CDS encoding extracellular solute-binding protein — translation MIQLKGITWNHSRGFTSIVALAQRFHELNPDVEIVWEKRSLQAFADEPINELAKRYDLLIIDHPWAGFAARTGVIVPLDKHLPAAYLEDLAENSVGKSYESYGFEDHQWALAIDAATPVAASRPDLLEKLGLKLPQTWDDLLELAKKGYVAIPGIPQDTLMSFYMVCSTLGEDVCTTKDYVVSEEIGLKALDMLQELGKYIAEESYHWNPIKVYEAMTLSDKYLYSPFAYGYTNYSRAGYADKFLKFHDMVSIDGQGLISTLGGTGLAISANCQHMDVAAKYVEYAGHPDTQRTIFFDNGGQPGHKKAWLDSHTNSLTSNFFKDTLPALERSFLRPRYHGHMFFQDNAGEPIRQLMMKGGDAKAVLAKLNDLYQKSLEK, via the coding sequence ATGATACAACTAAAAGGAATAACTTGGAATCACAGTAGGGGTTTTACGTCTATTGTAGCTTTGGCACAACGTTTTCATGAGCTTAATCCAGATGTGGAGATAGTGTGGGAAAAAAGGTCGCTTCAGGCATTTGCCGACGAACCTATCAATGAGTTGGCTAAGCGATACGATTTGTTGATTATCGACCATCCTTGGGCTGGTTTTGCTGCAAGAACTGGCGTAATTGTTCCTCTTGATAAACATTTACCAGCAGCCTATTTGGAAGACCTAGCAGAAAACAGTGTGGGAAAATCGTACGAGAGCTACGGATTTGAAGATCACCAATGGGCTTTGGCAATAGATGCGGCTACTCCCGTAGCAGCTAGTCGCCCCGATTTGTTAGAGAAGTTAGGGTTGAAATTGCCCCAAACTTGGGACGACCTTTTAGAGCTTGCAAAGAAAGGGTATGTAGCTATTCCGGGTATTCCTCAAGATACGCTCATGAGCTTTTACATGGTTTGCTCAACTTTGGGCGAAGATGTATGTACTACAAAAGACTATGTGGTTTCGGAAGAGATTGGTTTAAAAGCACTTGATATGCTTCAGGAGCTGGGGAAATATATAGCAGAGGAATCGTACCACTGGAACCCTATCAAGGTATATGAGGCAATGACCTTGTCAGACAAGTACTTGTATTCTCCATTTGCCTATGGATATACTAACTATTCCCGTGCAGGTTATGCGGATAAGTTCTTGAAATTCCACGATATGGTAAGCATAGACGGGCAAGGATTAATAAGTACGTTGGGCGGAACTGGGCTTGCTATTTCAGCCAACTGCCAGCATATGGATGTTGCAGCTAAATATGTAGAGTATGCGGGGCATCCTGATACTCAACGCACAATATTTTTTGATAATGGTGGTCAGCCGGGGCACAAAAAAGCTTGGTTAGATTCTCATACTAATTCCTTGACAAGTAACTTTTTTAAAGATACCTTGCCGGCCTTGGAGCGTTCGTTTTTGCGTCCAAGGTACCACGGCCATATGTTTTTCCAAGACAATGCCGGAGAGCCTATCCGACAGCTAATGATGAAAGGGGGCGATGCAAAGGCGGTTTTGGCTAAGCTTAATGATCTTTACCAGAAATCTTTGGAGAAATAA
- a CDS encoding CaiB/BaiF CoA-transferase family protein has protein sequence MKPLAGITVLEFAQFMAGPSAGLKLADLGARVIKIERPNSGEAGRQIAIKNLFIGKDSLVFHTINRNKESYAANLKDPEDLAKVKQLIAKADVMTHNFRPGVMEKIGLDYDTVQALNPKIVYGTVTGYGTKGPWAKKPGQDLLVQSLSGLNYLSGNADNDPVPAGLATSDMFTGAHLVQGILAALIERGRTGKGSLVEVSLLESTLDIQFELLTSFLNNGNKLPKRAKKGNAHVELGAPYGVYKTKNSHISIAMVPLEKLAGLIGLALPEEFKNEVSHFEKRDEIMELLSSVFVQKETEEWLAILEPADIWCAAIYEYKDILNHEGFKVLEMVQEVETSDGEVLKTTRCPIRIDGERLYSRKSAPKVGEDTEAINKEFLS, from the coding sequence ATGAAACCACTAGCAGGAATAACTGTCTTGGAATTCGCCCAGTTTATGGCAGGTCCTTCTGCTGGCTTAAAGCTAGCAGATTTGGGAGCAAGGGTGATAAAAATAGAGCGGCCGAATTCGGGGGAAGCAGGAAGACAAATTGCCATCAAAAACCTTTTTATAGGCAAGGATAGCTTGGTGTTCCACACCATCAACCGAAACAAAGAAAGCTATGCAGCCAACCTAAAAGATCCGGAAGACTTGGCAAAAGTAAAGCAGCTCATAGCCAAAGCGGATGTGATGACGCATAACTTTAGGCCCGGGGTGATGGAAAAAATTGGTTTGGATTACGATACGGTCCAAGCTCTCAACCCAAAAATAGTGTACGGCACGGTTACGGGCTACGGTACGAAAGGACCTTGGGCAAAAAAGCCTGGGCAAGACCTTTTGGTGCAGTCGCTTTCGGGGCTTAATTATTTGAGTGGAAATGCTGATAATGATCCTGTTCCCGCCGGACTTGCTACTTCCGATATGTTTACGGGAGCGCATTTGGTGCAGGGGATTTTGGCAGCGCTGATAGAGCGAGGCAGAACTGGAAAAGGATCGTTGGTGGAAGTAAGTTTGCTGGAGTCGACGCTCGATATCCAGTTTGAGCTACTTACAAGCTTTCTAAACAATGGGAACAAGCTTCCTAAAAGGGCGAAAAAAGGCAATGCCCATGTAGAGTTAGGCGCTCCTTATGGGGTTTACAAAACCAAAAACAGTCATATTTCCATTGCGATGGTTCCTTTGGAAAAACTAGCAGGGCTTATAGGTTTGGCGTTGCCAGAGGAGTTTAAAAATGAAGTGTCTCACTTTGAGAAACGTGATGAAATCATGGAGCTTTTGTCTTCTGTGTTTGTTCAAAAAGAAACAGAGGAATGGTTGGCTATTTTAGAACCGGCCGACATCTGGTGTGCTGCTATTTACGAGTACAAAGATATTTTGAACCACGAGGGCTTTAAGGTGCTAGAGATGGTGCAAGAAGTAGAAACGAGCGATGGCGAAGTGTTGAAAACGACTAGGTGTCCCATTAGGATTGATGGCGAGCGTTTGTATTCAAGAAAATCTGCCCCGAAAGTTGGGGAAGATACCGAAGCCATCAATAAAGAGTTTTTGTCGTAG